Part of the Bacillus cabrialesii genome is shown below.
TGTCCGTTACTGGTATAACGCGAAAAACAAAGGTCAAAACTTTGACTGTGACTACGCGCAAATTGGATGCGGCAATGTGACCCACAAGTTTGTGACGTTGCATAAACCTAAGCAGGGTGCTGATACCTATCTGGAACTAGGGTTTAAAAACGGAACGCTGTCACCGGGTGCAAGCACGGGGGAAATTCAGCTTCGTCTTCACAATGATGACTGGAGCAATTATGCACAAAGCGGCGATTATTCCTTTTTCCAATCAAATACGTTTAAAACATCGAAAAAAATCACATTATATAATCACGGAAAACTGATTTGGGGAACAGAACCCAATTAGTTAAGATTTTGGCGGACATCAGCAATGATGTCCGTTTTCATCATCTTATACAGCAAAACAAGGAGGCTTACGTTGTGGAAGAAACACTGAAACAGTATATGATGCTGTTCAAAGAAATGAATCATGTGATAAATGGTCCTGACTATCCAGGTAAGGAAAAAGACATCCAACATCAAAAAGAACAGATCGATGCTTACGGAAAACAGCTGCAGCAAGGTTTCTCTACTGATTATGACTACGATGTATTTGCTGACTCGGTTATCAAATGTGCATATGGCGATATGACGCTGGAAGATTTAGAAGCAGTTTATTATGGATTGACAACGCCATTTTTTGATTCAACACAGTAAAATTTTAATTTCTGTCTCACTAACTTAAGTATACTTTGGTAATGAGACAGAAATTTGTTTATTTTATTTACTTCCTAGAATATATATTATGTAAACTAGAGTTTTGAAAATCCTATTGATTTATCCACAGCATCTCCCTTTTTGTAGTGTAATATTAAAAAACCTCTACGCCCTTAATAAATTAAATTGGTCATAAAGGTTTTTCAGTTTGAGTATTTTAATTTGTCTCATTCATTCCATTTCATTTTTCTCAAGTGCTTTTTTATTAATTATTATAAAAGTTTTTAGACATAACAAATGGCTAGCTCTTTGACATGCGTTTATCAGTAATCTCTCGGTTATGTCACTTGTTGCTGGTCTTCTTGATCAAGTCCACACCATCGTATGCCAGACTTTCCACACTTGCAGCCTTCTGCAGTATGTAATGATCAAAAAAGTTCTTCGTATAGTCTGTAACAAGATTTCGCATCTCCATAGCATCCCGTTCGCCTCTGAGTTCCTCATTAACACTGGTAAACAAGATGTCGCAGTAATCTAAATGCGCAACACGATCAACAGAGAAATAATAGGTTTCCATGCTATTGTTAGCGCCGATTATCGCATTCATGTTATAGTTAGGTTCACAAAACAGGAGCAAAAAGGGTTTCTTAAGGTCGCTGTCAACAAGGCCGAACGCTCCGCTATCCAAGCCAACCCCGCAGGCGAACCGGTCGTCGTCCCGGCAAACAATCGCCGTTGTAGGCCCTCCGTAAGAATGTCCGACTATGCCCATGCCGATATTAAGCAACAATCTGCGTTTAAAGATGGAATTCAGCTCTCCAGAGTCCAGTTTGTAAAGATAATCGGCTACATACCTTACATCTTCTGCCTGTAATTCACTATACTCTGTTAACTTGTCAAGTATCGGCAGTTGAAGCACGTTACGGCACATCTCAATGGCAGTTTCTTCGTCAGGCCGCATCTCCATCTTACCAGCCAACGCCCGCATCTCCTGATCTTCAGAAAACGCCATAATGACATCCGAAAAATCCTTTGATACATTAAACAGGCGCCCATCTTTACGCTTATACATCGTGCTATTCTGATGGCCGATGCTTACCACAACATATCCCATGCTTGCCAAGTCTGTACAGATCACCGTACCCCATTCTGGAGAACCGCCCCCGCCGCAAACATAGAATAACACCGGATAACGCTTTTCCTTCCCGGAGAGAGCAAGGTCGTCGTAACAATGAGTTTTGATATCGATAGAGAAAAAATCCTTTTCCTTCAGATACTCGGTGACAAGTGGCTGGTCATGAAGCATTTCGTAGACTTCAGGAAACATGTACGTTGATGGAGTCTTCCCTTCGCTGCTATCAGATGGATAGTACATAAACGCGGTCAATTCTCTTTTTGAGTGATCTGATGCCGTGTACTCAAAATCCATCTGGGTTCGACCGACAGTATAGCCGCCAATTGGTTCTGGAAATGCGTCATAAGTTTTCATTCTCTTGTTCCCCCTTAATGAATAAAAATAAAAATGACCGTTTTGCCATTTTCAGTAATTACATGACCGAAAATTCAAAAAACCCCATTAAATGCGGGGTTTTTTGAACATATAATTGTGTCATTACACATCTTTCTTCGTTTCTTCCTTAGTTTAGTATCTTCCCTGCTTTTGCAATATGGGTTTTTGGCAAAACATGACCATTGCAGTGCCTTAGGTGTCCTTAACGATTTGCGACAAATGTTGTCACGCTTTGAGCTGGAAGATGGGCCCAAAAATGATTGCCCGTTACATTGAGATTCGTTCCAGGTTGAAGATTGCCGCTGCTGCTCGTGATCCATCTAGATACCTGAGAAGCAGATCCATTCTGCAAAACAAAGTTTTGGTTGACGCCTGTGCTGCTTTTGTTAATGGCAACAATAACGACCTTGTTGTCACCTTTATAGGCTGACACGTAAACGTTCGGATTAGGATTTTTCGTTGCATCAATCCTTACATATCCAGGGCGCACAAACTTTGAGAAATGAGCCATATTGTAGCCACGTTTGCTGATCGTGCCATCTTCTTTCATAGGACCATATGATCTTCGGATGTACCACCAAACATAAGCTTGAAAATCCCCTTCAACCATCGAATTGTGAATATGTTGTGAAACATCCAAGGCCTCAGGCCATCGATCCGCCGAGTTGTTATCACTGTTCGGATAGTATACTTCCGTCATCCAAAGGTCCTTCCCCGCTCCTTTTTGTTTAAAAAGAGGATAAGGGAATTGACTGACCTGAGTCCCATACAGGTGGGTTCCGAGAATATCCATATTGGCAAGAGCCTGAGGATCGTTCAAGATTGGGTCAGACAAATTCTTCAAGTATTGAAATGACTCAGGTGCAATGACACGGGCATTTATCGAGCCTGCGTTTTCTCTCATAAAGCGAAGTATTTCTTGCGGCGTCCACCACGTCCATTCGTGTGCATAATCAGGCTCGTTTTGAATGGAAATCGCATAAAGATTCACACCATTATTCTTCATGTAGGTAATAAAATCGTTAAGATGCTGCGCGTATGCGGCGTACTTATCGTATCTTAGCCGTTTAGCTGATGTGTCTCCATTACGATTGAAGGTTTCAACCATATCGCTTGGAGGATTCCAGGGAGAAGCAAAAACGATTGCTCCATGTTTGACCGCACTCTTTGCAGTCTCCACTTCTCTGTACCAATTATTTCTGTTTTCATCTATGTGAATTCTTAAGATCGAAAAACCTAACTGATTCTGTCCATTGCCAAAAGCGGTTTCTCTTTGAGCTGCTGTAAGATCCCCAACCCAAGCCGGGTGGTTCATTCCTCCTAATCCACGAATCACTTGTTTTTCTGCAGAAATATTAACTGTTACATCATTTGCCGCCAAGATCTCAGCAGCGCCTGGGCCCATTAACATTACTGACAGCATAGTGAAACATACCAATAGTAGACAAATTGTTTTTTTGACGCTCGACATCATTTTTTCCTCTCCTTCAATGTCTTTTACCGTATTAGAAAAATGTGTTTTGTCTGCTTTTATATCGCAAGCAAGCGGTGCCATAACTGGTGTTATCTTTGCGTAAACTGCCAGTAATCAACATTAAACAAGTTTCCTGTACCAGTTCCGGTAAATACAAAGAATACGTTGTGAACACCGGTTGCGCCGCTTACCGCAGTTTCTATTTCTCTCCAGGCTTGCGCTCCACCTGTGGAAGGTACATTCAGGGTTCCTGCAAGCCTACCGTTTGCGCTATCGAGACGCACTTCAATTTTCCCGCCAATAGTGGATGCTACATTTGCTTTAAACGTCCTGGCACCGCCCGCCCCGAAGTCTGCATTTCCCACAGCAATCCAGTCTCCGTTATGGATGCTTGTAACATGTTGATTATTTACCGGCCCGCCGGGTGCTGAGGATTTCTCGGTCAAAATGCGTCCATTCCAGGCAAACGTTTCAGCTTCTACCCGGTTATATGGATTCAAATTGGAAAGCTGTGTTACGCCTGCATAATTTGCCGCAACCTCTTGAATGGATCCATCTGCATTATGCACCAGCTTATTAATATGGGGAGAACGATATCCCTTGCCTGCCCCGAACAGAGCGGAACTGACAGTTTGAGCATGGTACACCACATACCACTCGTTTTTAAAATTGAAAACAGCATGATGGTTGTTTCCGCCGCCTCCGAAAAATGCACCTGGATTTTTCAAGAAGTGTCCTCTATACGTAAAGGGACCCATGGGACTTGAGCTCGTCATGTAGCCGATCTCACCTGGGGGTTTATCGGCCGGATGCGCGCCCCCGAAATTGATACAATAGGAATAGTAATATTTTCCGTTATACTTATGCATTCCCGAATCCTCAAACATAAAAGGCGCATCAATCGTAGATGCACTTCCGGCAACACTGGTCATATCAGGCCCTAATTTCATGACTCTAGCTGTTTTAGGATTGGCCCATTGCCCCTGCGTGGGATTTGAACCGCCCGGAACGCCTCCGCCGGCATATAGGTAACCGGCACCATCATCATCTACGAATACTGCCGGATCAAAAAGCCATACAACACCGGACATTCCTGGCGTATTTGGCG
Proteins encoded:
- a CDS encoding YnfE family protein encodes the protein MEETLKQYMMLFKEMNHVINGPDYPGKEKDIQHQKEQIDAYGKQLQQGFSTDYDYDVFADSVIKCAYGDMTLEDLEAVYYGLTTPFFDSTQ
- a CDS encoding glycoside hydrolase family 30 beta sandwich domain-containing protein, with amino-acid sequence MMSSVKKTICLLLVCFTMLSVMLMGPGAAEILAANDVTVNISAEKQVIRGLGGMNHPAWVGDLTAAQRETAFGNGQNQLGFSILRIHIDENRNNWYREVETAKSAVKHGAIVFASPWNPPSDMVETFNRNGDTSAKRLRYDKYAAYAQHLNDFITYMKNNGVNLYAISIQNEPDYAHEWTWWTPQEILRFMRENAGSINARVIAPESFQYLKNLSDPILNDPQALANMDILGTHLYGTQVSQFPYPLFKQKGAGKDLWMTEVYYPNSDNNSADRWPEALDVSQHIHNSMVEGDFQAYVWWYIRRSYGPMKEDGTISKRGYNMAHFSKFVRPGYVRIDATKNPNPNVYVSAYKGDNKVVIVAINKSSTGVNQNFVLQNGSASQVSRWITSSSGNLQPGTNLNVTGNHFWAHLPAQSVTTFVANR
- a CDS encoding choline esterase — translated: MKTYDAFPEPIGGYTVGRTQMDFEYTASDHSKRELTAFMYYPSDSSEGKTPSTYMFPEVYEMLHDQPLVTEYLKEKDFFSIDIKTHCYDDLALSGKEKRYPVLFYVCGGGGSPEWGTVICTDLASMGYVVVSIGHQNSTMYKRKDGRLFNVSKDFSDVIMAFSEDQEMRALAGKMEMRPDEETAIEMCRNVLQLPILDKLTEYSELQAEDVRYVADYLYKLDSGELNSIFKRRLLLNIGMGIVGHSYGGPTTAIVCRDDDRFACGVGLDSGAFGLVDSDLKKPFLLLFCEPNYNMNAIIGANNSMETYYFSVDRVAHLDYCDILFTSVNEELRGERDAMEMRNLVTDYTKNFFDHYILQKAASVESLAYDGVDLIKKTSNK
- a CDS encoding glycoside hydrolase family 43 protein is translated as MSKKCSVCLWVLVLLLSCFTGKSAYAASTTIAKHAGNSNPLIDHHLGADPFALTYNGRVYIYMSSDDYEYNSDGTIKDNSFANLNKIFVISSADMVNWTDHGAIPVAGANGANGGRGIAKWAGASWAPSAAVKKINGKDKFFLYFANGGGGIGVLTADSPTGPWTDPIEKALVTPNTPGMSGVVWLFDPAVFVDDDGAGYLYAGGGVPGGSNPTQGQWANPKTARVMKLGPDMTSVAGSASTIDAPFMFEDSGMHKYNGKYYYSYCINFGGAHPADKPPGEIGYMTSSSPMGPFTYRGHFLKNPGAFFGGGGNNHHAVFNFKNEWYVVYHAQTVSSALFGAGKGYRSPHINKLVHNADGSIQEVAANYAGVTQLSNLNPYNRVEAETFAWNGRILTEKSSAPGGPVNNQHVTSIHNGDWIAVGNADFGAGGARTFKANVASTIGGKIEVRLDSANGRLAGTLNVPSTGGAQAWREIETAVSGATGVHNVFFVFTGTGTGNLFNVDYWQFTQR